ctattatcaatataatttgaaattttactacatatagtaaatattttgtcaaatcaCGATTCCTCctccattttcaattatagaaactaaaattttaatttaaccacAAAATTTATTGCATAATAtgaactaatttattttaagtttattagAGATAAGATTGTGTATGtgaaaaaaaagcttaaaatatttatctttcatatatatatattttttaatttttgaaaaaacccaataaaattagttattaattcttttatttgtacttcttttgaaaattgttattgttattgttattattaataagggaagaataaaaagtattattcTATGTGAATTAGGTTACAAGCTTCCTTTGGTGAAAGATAATATCACTTTAATTATCTCTATGATTCTATCTAATTATGCCGATTATGGGcataattaaagaagaaagcaaGGTTTAATCATAATGTATGCCCTTGAAGAAAGCATCATCATCATCCATCCTCCTCCACATGTATTATATACGTAGgagaataattataaattactttagaatattattatctcaagaaattgaaaagttttatgAATTATAATGATAATGTTAGCATAGTGCAAGTGAATTCTTGTAATATTACCACCACATATATTCTCCTACACGTAAActcataataattaatacgaaagaaagaaagaaaaaaaatgataataagagttctttaaaattagaaactctattcttttaattattttaaataatataggATATGAATCTTCAACCAAGTATCgcattattaattaaattttatttatgactTTAATGTAAtacttatatttttcaattttatttttaacccttttgttattttcactTTACTCTATCTTATATTCatgaaacaatatttttaaatgttttaaaaattatggaGGCAAACCCCATTCCACTCAAagggagaaaataaagttctACAAAAAGATTTATGGTACATATTCTATTGTCACATCTCCTTaaattgaaacatatatatatatacacagtCGTATATTTTAAAGGTATCACTTTCCTCTCACTAACCCTAATTTCtctttccatttattttctcaacaCCCACCATCATACATTTATCTCTATGTGAAGCTGTTCAGTCTGTAATAAAGcagaaaatattttgtaaccTATACCCTTTTGCATGATTATGTTGAAGGGAAGAAACTTTAGcatttataataacatttcatatgatatatatcttttcttttctttatctttttgatGTTGAAAATAATGGGAAATGGATTCAAAAAAGTAGGAAAGAGAAAGCAGGTAGATTTAATTAACAATCTTGAATCCAAAGTTTTCTAATACAAGAAAAAGTATCGAAACCTTATCAAATTGTCACTCAaccaaaaaacttaaaattaaagcTTAGAGCGTTATGACAATCGAATATTCAATATATTCCAAAATTCTTTCTTAAACCCCGCACTTACTTAAAAAACTCGAAAACTAACCCAAAgctaaaaaggaagaaagaaaaggtaaacTACTATTAAGAAACAACGAAAATGTTGAAGATATTACAAGAATCATATcaaacataacttttttttcttgtcttgAAAAGATGATATTAGGTACATATTGAAAGCACAGTAATAATGTTAAGGTTAAAGAAGCAACAACGTAACTaaactatatttgcaatttgcAATTTGCAAAGCCTAGTttgagtttcttcttcttttgaagaaaCTTCAATTGTTTGTTTCAAGTCAAATATTCATTCTGGTATTACGTTAAATCAATATAAAGAAAGTAGTAAGTTctcaaaagattaaaatgaCGGTCATAATATTGCAGtctaatatgtatatatatatagggcCAAAAGGTGATAGATATATGTAATGGCAATGACTGTATTTGCCACTCACtatttcttctctctaaaaCGTACAGAAGCACATGATGATTTGTGTTTAAAATAGGGTCCCTCTATCTGACGCACCAATCCACTACGATGACTCATCAGCTACCTATActtcatcaaaattcaacacTTCTTTTCTCAATACTAAATTATTGTATCATAGTTTATGAATACGTGacaatttctttcaaaatatttagttcattttcttataatagTGTGAAACTGAAACCCTTCACAAAGAGAGCATCTtgataaagagaaaagaaaaggagtttCAGAGTATACATATGAAAACATAATCATAATGGTCATGTACTGAAGActgaagagaagagaaatgtgaaaacaataatatattttattgggtatcttttcaatattaatttgagGTTTATTCTGGGGGTCCAATGAGTAAATAAAGGAGAAGattttatatttgcaaaagagaaagaaaaggatgCCCAAAATGAAGCTTTGCTGACGGTTAGGGTTTGCCCAAAAGAATAAAGCTTCTGCCGACCAGTCGTCTGCTGAGGATAATAAAAAGTCACCAAATTTATACAAAGTTTTTAACTTTACACTTTACCTGTTTTCATTTCACATTCCATTCTTTATATTCTTCACATATTGCATCTCGaaacattatttatattaagaCGAGATACagtaaattaaatgtaatgtAAGAAAGGACTATTGCAAGTCATAATACACTACCATCATATCAGTGTAAATTTGAATGagattttaagtttaaagCCAACGACtaataaaatcatattcaatAGTTATTCAACGAAGATTTGACTGCTGATTATTGcatgaatatgtttttaaaattccaaGAAAGAGGAATATGAAAAGTAAGTGACTTTTGATATAGAGGGAACCATGTGGATTCCACGTAGCATAGAAGAAAGAggacatttcttttcttatctcttttaatttctatatttctattattattatttaatatttctttacGAAAAAAGATGTGAGCAAAACAAGGTTGTAATATtactatataattataattaaagcgaaatgattaaatatagaaagagTATATATAATAGGGAGAAGAACAATATAACAATATAACATTATATTAAACGAATGGCATATTGGAATTACAAGGCCTTTTTAATTTGGGTTTACGTACATGAgataataaaagagagagagctatatatacacaatgatggaacaatttaatatatatggctaatgaagaatcaaatgaaggcctttttgtttttggttgaattttacACCAAATGATCAACACTAATAAactaaagttaattaaatggTTGATgggttttaattaatttgcttcaataataatcaaatggTTTAATGTTTTAGGTTCCAAATTAATTGTTAACCAcaccaatttaatttaattaatcttcTAAATAAAGTGGTCTTCTCGTCAGAATAATCTCCAAGCTAATCAGCAAATACACGAACATCCAATACACTAAGCTTTTATATTCCATTGATATTGtctgttaaaaaagaaaaagaaaaccattaaAGTTGGAATTTTTCTTATGACcatattacaaaagaaaaagttgtttacTTTCTTCCCCTTCTTTCTCAAtctatattgtaaaaaaaatgcaaacaaTGTTCATGAtcgaaactaaaaaatgtatgataaTTTTGCTCGAAAAATTTCTGGTACTACGCGAAAAAGGTTCATTATTTGCCATTATCACAAACAAACGATGGCGTGGTCAAAAGCTCTTCAACTGGTTTTTATGAGAAACTGTTGGATAGTATGAATTAGTTGGACATTCTTAGGGTCCTCTCGCCGTCAAAATCAATCTCTGAAAAGTGTTTTTACtcctcaaaatcaattttagtgctttgaaaatgcattttttttatgtgtaaGTTAAAcaatgaattgattttaagTGGAGAAATGtatgtttcaaattgatttcaaGCTTTTCAAAATCGCTCCCAAGGAAACATGCACTAACTAAAGACAAAGTGTAGGTGAAGGTACGTACCTTAGTGGCAGAAGAAGACAAGGAGATAGAAGcagaagaagttgaagaagaagaactcAACAAAGCAGAAAGGCCAACATTATAAGCCATAGTTCCATCAGGTTGATAAAGACCATAATTTCTTTCAGAGGTTGGTCCAGGCTTCATATCTTCATTAAAAAGAGCAAAAAGGTAAACTTCAAGTCTCATATTTGGCCTTAATGGAGTTCCTTCGTTCGCCAATTGTCTTCTCAACAAATTTCTATTATAAATTGCTGCATTTTCAGCTGTTGCTCCAATTTCATCATAATCTCCTTTTGAAGGCCATCCTGTTTCTGAAACTCTAACTTCAATTCCACCAAACCCTAAATTTGCCATTGCAAATATCACAGCATCTACTTGTGCATAcaacatattatcataatttaatttagtgtaAGGATCAACCATATATGACATAGGATTTAAAAGTGCATAATCCAAAGATATTTTATTAGGGTTATCTTTGTATGCAAAATATGGATATGCATTTATCCAAAATGGTGCCTTTGTGCTTGATaagaattgtaaaaattgtGAAATGTAAGTTGAGAACTGGGTTTTGAAGCTACCAGCTGATGGAGGAAAAGAATTCTCAAGAACGGCTAAGGATGTTGGAGTTGAGACATGAATGTATGACCCTAACCCTAATCGAGCTAAAGCATTATGAATGTTGATCATTGCCGGGACGAGGTTCGACATTAACACTGTGTCATTTCCAGTGAATATCTCGTTCCCAACAGCAATTCCAGTAATGCGAGAGGCTGGAAAGTAGGGTTTAATGTGGGTTGCAACCCATTGGAGTGCTTGTTGAGGGTCCATGAGCTGACTTAGCATCTCATTTTCTATGGTCACTATAAGCTCTGTCTTGGAGTTGGCAAATGTGGCTAATATTTGAGGATTTGTATCATAAATTCTTACTTTTGAGATCTTGAGAGATGTCAATAACTCAAGAACTTTATCAGGTGGTGGCAAATTATCACCAACTTGCCCATAATTAATGCCTAGAGATTCAACTCctgtccaaaaaaaaaaaaaaatatatcaatacaCAAAAAAGACTTGAAaagattattatataaatatattgatctccacacacacaaacacacatgtATATACCTGAAAAtgtgagagaaaataaaagaaaaaaatggatcaTGGcaatgagagaaagagagagtcGAGAAAAAGATGGTGGGAATGTTTTGAAAAGCTCTTGGGGGTATGTTTTGTGTTGAAGGTTTGCATTGGGAGAATGTGGGTTGGGATTTGGGTGTAATAATGGAAGGcttatataaatgtaaaatttgaacaaattcttttttcttattattaaaaaagaaaactttaattcttttgagaATGTGTTTTGGTTGGAGAGAGGATTGTCTCTTTCCATCTCTCTTCCATCATCAATGGGGCCAATAAAAGCTTCAATATAATTCCCTTTCTTCATATACAAGCAATTGAGCAAAAACCCCCATAGCCTACCAAATCTCTCccttattattttaagttttcactgtatatatatataaactcaaTCAATTTAAGTGAAAGTTTAAGTCTCATCAAATTGCATCATATAGTTTCACCTCCTTGGTCtccattgattttttttttctttttgcaaattGGACAAATAttgttgtattatttaatGACACTAATTAGGTGGCtagaaatcattaaaaaaaaaaagagagagagagagagagaagaaaaatcttGTATTGGAAGATACAAATTAGAGACagtatctttaaaaaaaacctaaacaaaagcacatattatatatttattaatataaatagaaattgTGGAAATGATTCAATCTCCATAAAGAAGAGTAGATTGAgtaataattagattattaaaATCATAGTTCACCCCATTACTAAATAGTTGACTTCCTTTAATGTTTGagattacattttaaatttgctgAGTGTTGTTGTCATGATGCATGGCTATCACATGGAAAAGAAATAGTGGAGAGAGGGACTTGAGAtcctttgatatttttatatatgaaagtgATAATGCATATATCTTAATTATGACGTAAGActcattatatattatgtttctaTATTACATTAcacattaaattattaattagttttatatatatatataatatatatctctAACTTGATTGTTGATTTCTTAATAAGGtattacaacttttttttacaagTTCACACCAACTAGTTGATGGTTGGGTAATGTCTTAATTTTCAATCCCAAATACCAAAATGGTCCAAGGTGACTTTacttaaacaataattaagactttaaaacaaaattaaaatagcaATTGAGAGATGATAATCCAAAAGGAGGCCACTATTGGAACAAAAGAAGGCAACTTTTTTGTACACGTGAAGGACAAAAGAAGggtttgaattaattaatcaactaattaaGATCTATTCGCTACACTCACAATATaactaattaagttatttaagTAGGACTAATAGggattaaaaacaaattaaggtGATTGTGGTCATTGAACTAAGAATAGCTTAATGAATGATTTGATGAgcaaagaaaattgaatttatttaatcaaaagtATATAGAGAGTAAGGCAAAGAAAGTGGGATTCATGCAAATGggtcaaattttaatttgaatagataAAAAGATGGTTTAAAATGGATGCTTTCTACAatattacaaatacaaaaatacacgttttttttcttcattaaataataaattagttgGTGGCCATATTTGAAGGATGAGTGTTTTTAGAAAGTAATTACCTTTTAATTAGCTTTGGATATTTGGATAAGGATGTGGAAATTACAAGAGAAAACATATGTGTAAAGTcctctaatttttttccccttatgtggctttaatttgtttggtaTATATCTTCATTCCATTggaataaatacataaattaaacCCTTTAATTTCCATAGGGTCAAATAAAGTAGGCTCATTATATCTGTCATGAGTGTAATCtaattttctccttttattaaacatgacATTATGGCATACatttaaagttataaattttgttatggcAATGCAAGAATCCATATTAATAGAGTTTATACAAATCTATGTGCTCTTAGATTATGTTTAAAAACGAGGTGATCCCCATGGGAAGTGCCCTTGGTGAAGCACTTTTACTATGCAATTTGGCATAAAAAGATGCATACAAACAGAaagtgattttcttttttgatggTTGGGGgtaaagttaaatatatgGTGCAAATTGAAATTGACCCATTACCATCCAACTGAACATCTAGTTGCTTCAACTAGATTTATACTGATAATGTACCACTAtttgatcttcttttttattctttattttataatacaaGGACCAAagtttttttacaatttatttaattaaagggagatatttgatttcattaatttctcccccatatatacacacatttaAGTCAtgaacttgaagaaaaaatgactAATAGGTCTATAACCTTAacttctctttattattaaaattcatgaatttgcaagcaacaaaattaagagaaaaaaaaagtgttgttTTTCAAACTAGGGTTTAACAAAAGCACTCTCCATAAATTGATAATTACCCTAATTGTATTAATGCAAGCTATGTGAATATTTTCTCTCCCACGtttgttgtactaaaataataatattaaataaatatgtaaacaacatatatatatatatatatatatatatatatatatatatatatatatatatatatatattttactagAAGATGtatctaaatttattataagaaTTAGTACGTAcatttatcttaaattatttaggAAATATCAACTAGTGAACCGAGCCAACTTGGTTAAAAGTAGTCAATTGTATAAACTCTCCCTTATTTTTTCTATGatccaaaagagaagagaaaaagagaaaaagagaaagatggATTTATATGTTGATAAAGTagatttctcttttcttttgctaaaAGGCAAAATTTTGGGTGAAAAAGATGAAGTTAACCTTTGAAAATCTAAAGCTTGTCATTtagaaaagtttaataaacATGCATGCATGCAATTGAGAATAGACATTTCACAATCGTCTTTGTAGCAGCCTTTAAAGACAATATAAAATcgctaatttttcttttaacaaaataaaatagttttaatattaatcATTTAACACTTCCACTCTATtgtaaaactttgaaatacaaacaaataatacCCAACAAGTAACATATATTCTAATATCATTCATCTTATACTAACGATAAATTCAAAAGCATTTAATATTACatcatttaatcaatattatattCTATACTAAAATTAGAACTTTAGCATTTTCAGTCTTTTTTCATTCCCACAATTAAAACCTACGTTTGTTTATttgagagaggaaaaaaaataaagtactCTAAGGTTTCTATATCTGTGTTTAGAAAAGCAGTGGAAGTGTGGGAAGAGAAAAATTGCCTAATTATTTTAGGGgtttagatatatattcttatatatatatgatgatgatgatgtgaTAAGATAAGCTAATGTAAAAGGGGGATGTGAAAAGGAAGATTGGTTATTTTAGccaatataataaagttttaaattgaattatattgtggggttttttatttgttgataaGAATACAACATATCCCAAATTCTATTACTATTTCTGTCTAAAGTTGCCACGTGGGCTCCATGTCATTGGGTGGGATTCTTAGGGCCCaattaaattgtaattaaaagaagGTTTATTAGAGGAAAATAAGATAATGGTTTGTAGGGATATTTTATTGCACAAAAAGGAGGTTTGATTTTGTgttcacaaaagaaaaagtaagatttaaatttttggtaagaatttaaatgaaaatcaaagtcAATTTTGACGGTGAACCTGAGAATCGAAGgtcacatttatatatatatatatatatatatatatataacttttacaaataaatctCATGCATTATTCATCCATTTTCTATTGTCatctttttgttaatataaaaatgataaccTAATTGTTAAAATGGGCCGTTATTGGGCCTTATGAAAGAATGGATCTACGATCCAATGTAGTCCATAGGCGTCGGTTAGTGATGGCGTGTAAAAATAATGtccttttatttaattttgattaattggATTTGGAAgtctaattattttcaaatgttaaaaggaaaatgaaaccTTGACACTGACCATACGTCCCTCCAACTGTTTCAACTAcatttattcaatataattaacttattagtatatggtttttttttgttattttgttatatttataaactatattcAAATTAGTCATTTAAACcttaataaaaagtatatttttaattcgattttttataattaatcattCCTTTTGAATTATCTAGCACAGTCAAAAACTTAAGTGAAGATGTCATCAATTTTCGAAGTGTGTTTTTTACCTTCAcgtctcttctcttcttctaagttaagaattttcttttctctattttttaataacatttattattattgttatcattattattatttatttccatctttctttattgTCTTCACTGACATTTGAAAGTGAAACACATTAATGACATCtatcgtttttcttttcaaaattaaatatcttttattatcaaccaattttcatttttgtcctTGGCGTTCTCAATCACAACCTTCATTTTAACGTAGTTTCATGgtgtaaatttgtttgaacttGTAATGGGGTAAGTAAAAGTTCTAAGAAAGTGGGCAACATATATAGCATTTGAGCCATGTTTAAACTATTCATccacacaaaatataaatagagcTTTGATTTCAAGGGATGGATAGCAGAAGAAAATTTTACTCATAAAACGGAAAAATAATACGacactaataataaaaaatcccgatgaaaaaatgaagaatgttACAAAGGGATATTGggaaaaagaagggaaaaaaaaacaatgtataATGAAATGAGTTAAGATTAATCAGTGAGAATCCAGTTAAGATCTTCCATGGAAGGAAGTTCAAGGGCGAGCAAGCGGTCCAAGTCCTTAAACGACTTGGTGTGGATCATCTTAACCCTTTGATTAATATTAGTTATACTCTCATGATTATTATTCTGAGACACCACTCTCTGCCTCTTCCTGCAGATCTCTCCTCCGTCGTCCTCTGCGGCGGGGGAATGCTTTCCGGTGAGACTTTGAACGACGGACTTGAAGTTGGAAGCGTCGGTTTGAATGTGGTGGTACTCAATTAGCACCACCCTCACTTCCGCCGTCTTCTTAGAGTTTCCCATTTCTGATTTTCTTTGTGTAGTTTGGGAGGAGGCTACTGCTTCTTCTACTACGAATTTCATGCCGTTTtattgtgtgtgtatatatatatatatataaagagtaAAATGAGTTGACCGTTTTGAAAAAGTGGAGAGCATTGACTGAGTCAAAGGAAGCACGCCATTGCCAAAGAATAATactgattttgaaataatcaACTTGGAGACGTACAATACTACGTGGTTTCGTACCCCATGCAAGTGCATGATTGTGATTGACACTCCTACGAACCCTACCATTGCCAAATAACAATATCTTTACATtacctttccttttttatcctTTAGTTTTACagaaattacaataatgtAACAatcaagtatataacaatattcatgaaagaaaaaaaattaaatccatAAATATTTGACTCTATCAACACTTAAGAtctaaatattgatatatttgaaaagtgtTTTGCATTCTATTCATGTGTTAATACTTTGAGGCTAATTACGATAGAAATGAAAACAGTATGATGATGATGAGTCCAATCGGCCAAGTTGCATCCCAATTTATTCTCATAACAAAATCGAACGACTTCCGACTTGACTTTGATAGCCTAAATAAATGCAATATGGCCCCAATTTTTGGCTTTCTCATTCTAACCACGAGTCTCTATaactttgaattattatttctttgatCTGTTTAATCTAATTATTGTTATCTAGAGAGATATGTTTCCCTCACGCAAAAACCtaaagcttttctttttgttttgtttattattattaatattagttGTTgctgaaattaaataaacttttggtTCTTCTTtactatataataattaatgatgatACGAGTGTTTCAAAATAGATGgacgaaagaaagaaaagtttgcaataatatatatgaaaatgttttgattggtttggtttggtttttaaagAGTCAAATGTTTGGATAGATGGATTAATGGTTGGAGTTGGTATAGAATTGttcaataacaatttattataataactttCTGGACTTGATAAAGAGATGATCCAATGACGGGACTTGAGATCAATTGACACTTGAAATTTGACTCATACAAATgtccaaaatatttagtttaagTTTACTTAGTGATAGGCGGCAATAGAAGTAGTCTATCAATtcatatagaaattaaacGCTCCATCCAAACATAAGCTTTGGATTACACTTGCATTACGAATTTATACATTACAACACATGAAACAACCCCTTAGCAATTGACGAAGTAGTACTTGTgcttttatcattgatagaaacaATATTAGTAGAAGCATGTCaataaaaacacattattgatatgcttctattatcattaatacatagacttctatcaatgataatatattataatgatCCACAATCAATCAAATCCAAATCAAAATGGCAAACGAAAGATAAGAAGTTGGAAGAATGATTCAATCACTATAGACAAATTTTAATGGTAAAAATCAAAGCGAAGAATAATCAAAATCAAGAAGTTCAATGGGAGAATAAGACACACATAATCCACGGTTAGGTTGTCTATCATCATCGAgaaaacatacaaatttattcttttaaaaaaattgttacgACAAAAGAacacataataaaaatgataacaaaTAAAGGTATAATAGTAAAGAAATGAGaattgttatataattaattctaaatGTTTTAAGGCTCAgattagaatttaatttatttgagttGAAGTTTCAAATTCTCGAATATCGCTTGACATAGTTGAAGGAGGAAAAAACTTGATTAAATTTAGGAAGTAATTTTGAGTCAAATGGGCAGAAGTTTTCAAAGTCGAAACAAACCCTTATGGCttataaatatcatatcaCATGCTATTGTCTTTCCTTAACTTTGAGACTCATAAATCATAACCATAATCATATTCATAATGAAAGGCAGATACTGCATTAGCTTCACAGAACCAACACCATTGACTTGGCAGTTTCGTAGGCACATCAAATTTTCGAAATTTGTTGTCAACACAGAAATTTCAAAGGataaacaaaagtataatCATTCAAACATACAATGTCaacatttcttcaaatattctcgaaatttgtaaatttttcaaaaaatacaaatacaaattcaaaattttctccaaatCTCGAGCTTGAGTTACAAGAAATTAGTAGCTCCTCTCTATTGACCATACGACAAGTCCATTCCCTTTTTGACAGTGATACACCAACACTCACCCACTGCCTTCGGCTCCATACAATCTTTTAACTCCCAACAACCTACAGcttgaatcaaattcaaacacaTGAAGATCGGAGATTCTCTTGGGGTTAATGGATGACACAATGTTAATGTTGTAACACCCCTAAGCTTTGATTGCCATCAGATTGCACATTTGCTACACACTTATGAAACTATCACCATAATCACTCAGCAACCCAagatgaagagaaagaaacaaaaaccaatCATTTAAAACACAACAGTAATCCAAATTCTGAACAGAATTTAACTCTTTGGGTTATtcagaaaaatattcaaagaaACTCATATTAAGGTTTTGAATTCCAATCATAGTCAGCTTCTTCAGTTGAATCGAGCAAGTAAGTTTAAGCTTAAACACTCAACCACAAACCCCTTTAAATTACAACATAATATAGAAACATTTATACACTCCATTTATTCTAGTAAGAAAACAGTTCCGATCATCcctatattaaaaagaattagagaTCGAAcaagcaaaacaaaacaaagaaatttttaCACTGCAATCCGTTGACCATTCTTGAAGCAGCAATGGGTAGACCCAATTCAAAAGAGAAATCCTCAACCCGAACTGAAGATTCTAAAATCCGGAATACGATTCACGAGAATAACAAAATGCCTCACCCGTTAATTACGAGGAAAGAAGGATGGTGAAATTAAACGGCCTTGATGACCTCGGAAGTGGTGGAAGATGAATGGTTAGGGTTTGTATGGTCAAGATCTGGCGTGAAATTGGGGTTGGGATTTAGAGGAGCACGAATGTCGGAGACTTCATCGTCAGGATCGAAATCAGGATTGAGAGAACGATCAATGGCTTCCCGACCTTTCTCCAGGCAAGGTTTGCAAGCTATTTCGATGGTGATCCATCCTGCAACCACCGCTCCGATTGCTATCACGGCCGTCGTTATTGCCCCCATTACGTTTCCGAATCTGCCCTTTACTCAATCTCTCTAATCTCTTCGTGAGCATAGAAAGAACAAACAACTCCCCGAGAGTCCGAGACGAAACAAACCGATACTTACTTTTTGGGCCAATGCCATTTACGGCCCATAGTGTCCTCGCCTTCATTATTGGGCCTTGGTCTTATTAGGCCTAAT
This DNA window, taken from Cucumis sativus cultivar 9930 chromosome 6, Cucumber_9930_V3, whole genome shotgun sequence, encodes the following:
- the LOC101214778 gene encoding glucan endo-1,3-beta-glucosidase 11 isoform X2, whose amino-acid sequence is MIHFFLLFSLTFSGVESLGINYGQVGDNLPPPDKVLELLTSLKISKVRIYDTNPQILATFANSKTELIVTIENEMLSQLMDPQQALQWVATHIKPYFPASRITGIAVGNEIFTGNDTVLMSNLVPAMINIHNALARLGLGSYIHVSTPTSLAVLENSFPPSAGSFKTQFSTYISQFLQFLSSTKAPFWINAYPYFAYKDNPNKISLDYALLNPMSYMVDPYTKLNYDNMLYAQVDAVIFAMANLGFGGIEVRVSETGWPSKGDYDEIGATAENAAIYNRNLLRRQLANEGTPLRPNMRLEVYLFALFNEDMKPGPTSERNYGLYQPDGTMAYNVGLSALLSSSSSTSSASISLSSSATKTISMEYKSLVYWMFVYLLISLEIILTRRPLYLED
- the LOC101214778 gene encoding glucan endo-1,3-beta-glucosidase 11 isoform X1; translated protein: MIHFFLLFSLTFSGVESLGINYGQVGDNLPPPDKVLELLTSLKISKVRIYDTNPQILATFANSKTELIVTIENEMLSQLMDPQQALQWVATHIKPYFPASRITGIAVGNEIFTGNDTVLMSNLVPAMINIHNALARLGLGSYIHVSTPTSLAVLENSFPPSAGSFKTQFSTYISQFLQFLSSTKAPFWINAYPYFAYKDNPNKISLDYALLNPMSYMVDPYTKLNYDNMLYAQVDAVIFAMANLGFGGIEVRVSETGWPSKGDYDEIGATAENAAIYNRNLLRRQLANEGTPLRPNMRLEVYLFALFNEDMKPGPTSERNYGLYQPDGTMAYNVGLSALLSSSSSTSSASISLSSSATKVRTFTYTLSLVSACFLGSDFEKLEINLKHTFLHLKSIHCLTYT
- the LOC101212042 gene encoding uncharacterized protein LOC101212042, producing MGAITTAVIAIGAVVAGWITIEIACKPCLEKGREAIDRSLNPDFDPDDEVSDIRAPLNPNPNFTPDLDHTNPNHSSSTTSEVIKAV